Proteins encoded in a region of the Phoenix dactylifera cultivar Barhee BC4 chromosome 3, palm_55x_up_171113_PBpolish2nd_filt_p, whole genome shotgun sequence genome:
- the LOC103706247 gene encoding DEAD-box ATP-dependent RNA helicase 20-like, with product MSYIPPHLRAAAATPTPSATAAIPSPHHRSATAKPSAGTLETVRRLPSSTPGDGAAAAASSFLAPGRRPGADGGRLESQHSRAPSVPEPVFGQWEPSDRVLALSPEQIEEVRLRLNVDVTVSPDSLPAAAPIESFNDMCLHSSIMKDIAFHEYTRPTSIQAQAMPVALSGRDLLGCAETGSGKTAAFTIPMIQHCLAQPPLRHGDGPLALVLSPTRELSQQIEKEVKAFSRSLEALRTAIVVGGTNISEQRSELRAGVHVVVATPGRFIDHLQQGNTSLIRISFIVLDEADKMLDMGFEPQIREVMCNLPRKHQTLLFSATMPVEIEQLAQEYLSNPVQIKVGKVSSPTANVSQILEKVAESEKIDHLLALLVDEASQAENFGHAYPLTIVFVERKSRCKEVAEALVAQGLDAVVLHGGRTQSEREAALRDFRKGSANILVATDVASRGLDVTGVAHVVNFDLPRTMEDYVHRIGRTGRAGSIGRATSFYTDRDMYLVAQIRKAIADMESGNSVAYATGKIARNKEREAVTLHREARLALSRLSLNGTASINIEDKYQYMLTTTSVKKEGAADGAWND from the exons ATGTCTTATATTCCGCCTCATCTCCGAGCGGCCGCAGCTACTCCAACTCCATCCGCCACCGCGGCGATCCCCTCACCGCACCACCGGAGCGCCACCGCGAAGCCTTCCGCCGGAACCCTGGAGACCGTCCGGAGGCTCCCGTCCTCCACCCCCGGAGATGGCGCCGCCGCGGCCGCCTCCTCCTTCCTCGCCCCCGGCCGCCGGCCTGGCGCCGACGGCGGCCGCCTGGAGTCGCAGCACTCGAGGGCGCCCTCCGTGCCGGAGCCCGTCTTCGGGCAATGGGAGCCTTCTGATCGTGTTCTTGCCCTCAGTCCCGAGCAG ATTGAAGAGGTTAGGTTGCGGCTAAATGTTGATGTTACAGTTTCTCCTGATTCCCTTCCTGCGGCTGCACCCATTGAATCATTTAATGATATG TGTTTGCACTCAAGCATCATGAAAGATATTGCTTTTCATGAGTACACAAGACCAACCTCTATTCAGGCACAAGCCATGCCAGTTGCTCTAAGTGGGAGAGATCTTCTAGGCTGTGCTGAGACCGGGAGTGGGAAAACTGCTGCATTTACTATTCCCATGATTCAG CATTGCTTGGCTCAACCACCTCTCAGGCATGGAGATGGACCATTAGCATTAGTCTTGTCTCCCACAAGAGAGCTTTCCCAGCAAATAGAAAAAGAG GTTAAGGCTTTTAGTAGATCTCTGGAAGCATTGAGAACAGCCATAGTTGTGGGAGGAACAAACATTTCAGAACAG AGGTCTGAGCTACGAGCAGGAGTGCATGTTGTTGTTGCTACGCCTGGAAGATTTATTGATCATTTGCAACAAGGAAACACCTCTCTCATAAGGATTTCGTTTATTGTCCTAGATGAAGCTGACAAAATGCTAGACATGGGCTTTGAACCACAAATTAGAGAG GTGATGTGTAATCTTCCGAGAAAGCACCAAACGCTGTTATTTAGTGCAACTATGCCCGTAGAAATTGAACAGCTTGCTCAG GAATACCTAAGTAACCCGGTGCAAATAAAGGTAGGAAAAGTGAGTAGCCCAACTGCCAATGTATCTCAAATTTTGGAGAAGGTTGCTGAAAGCGAGAAG ATTGATCATCTTCTGGCTTTGCTTGTGGATGAGGCATCTCAAGCTGAAAACTTTGGTCATGCCTATCCTCTTACCATCGTTTTTGTTGAGAGAAAG TCAAGATGTAAAGAAGTTGCAGAAGCATTGGTAGCCCAGGGTTTGGATGCAGTTGTCCTCCATGGTGGTCGTACTCAAAGCGAAAGAGAGGCAGCACTTCGTGATTTTAGGAAGGGCTCTGCCAACATTTTG GTTGCGACTGATGTTGCCTCTCGTGGTCTAGATGTTACAGGAGTTGCTCATGTTGTCAACTTCGATCTTCCGAGG ACCATGGAGGATTATGTCCATCGGATTGGAAGAACGGGTCGTGCAGGTTCCATAGGTCGAGCTACATCCTTTTACACTGATCGTGACATG TACCTTGTGGCTCAGATAAGGAAAGCCATTGCTGACATGGAATCTGGAAACTCTGTTGCATATGCAACTGGGAAG ATTGCAAGGAACAAGGAGAGGGAAGCAGTAACTCTGCATAGAGAAGCTAGACTTGCATTGTCTAGGCTCTCATTGAATGGTACTGCATCCATAAATATTGAGGACAAATATCAGTATATGCTGACCACAACATCCGTCAAGAAAGAAGGTGCCGCAGATGGTGCATGGAATGATTAA
- the LOC103706246 gene encoding trans-cinnamate 4-monooxygenase-like, which translates to MDLALLEKALLGLFASVVVAIAVSKLRGKRLRLPPGPLPVPVFGNWLQVGDDLNHRNLSALARRFGDILLLRMGQRNLVVVSSPSLAREVLHTQGVEFGSRTRNVVFDIFTGKGQDMVFTVYGEHWRKMRRIMTVPFFTNKVVQQYRTGWEDEAARVVADVKADPKAATEGIVLRRRLQLMMYNNMYRIMFDRRFESEEDPLFLRLRALNGERSRLAQSFEYNYGDFIPILRPFLRGYLKICKEVKERRLQLFKDYFLEERKKLSSTKPADNAELKCAIDHILDAEKKGEINEDNVLYIVENINVAAIETTLWSIEWAIAELVNHPEIQQKLCKELDTVLGPGVQVTEPDTHKLPYLQAVIKETLRLRMAIPLLVPHMNLHDAKLGGYDIPAESKILVNAWLLANNPDHWKKPEEFRPERFLQEEAKVEANGNDFRYLPFGVGRRSCPGIILALPILGITIGRLVQNFELLPPPGQKQLDTAEKGGQFSLHILKHSTIVAKPRVF; encoded by the exons ATGGATCTGGCGCTGCTAGAGAAGGCCCTCCTGGGCCTCTTCGCGTCCGTCGTCGTCGCAATCGCCGTCTCGAAGCTCCGGGGAAAGCGCCTCCGTCTCCCCCCCGGGCCGCTCCCCGTCCCCGTCTTCGGCAACTGGCTGCAGGTCGGCGACGACCTCAACCACCGCAACCTCTCCGCCCTCGCCCGCCGCTTCGGCgacatcctcctcctccgcatGGGCCAGCGCAACCTCGTCGTGGTCTCCTCCCCGTCCCTTGCCCGCGAGGTCCTCCACACGCAGGGCGTCGAGTTCGGCTCCCGCACCCGCAACGTCGTCTTCGACATCTTCACCGGCAAAGGCCAGGACATGGTCTTCACCGTCTACGGCGAGCACTGGCGCAAGATGCGCCGCATCATGACCGTCCCCTTCTTCACCAACAAAGTAGTCCAGCAGTACCGCACCGGGTGGGAGGACGAGGCGGCGAGGGTTGTCGCCGATGTGAAAGCAGACCCGAAGGCGGCGACGGAGGGGATCGTGCTCCGAAGGAGGCTGCAGCTGATGATGTATAACAACATGTACCGGATCATGTTCGACCGGAGGTTCGAGAGCGAGGAGGATCCTCTGTTCTTGCGGCTCAGGGCGCTGAATGGGGAGAGGAGCAGGTTGGCGCAGAGTTTTGAGTACAATTATGGGGATTTTATCCCCATCTTGAGACCTTTCTTGAGGGGATACCTCAAGATCTGCAAGGAGGTCAAAGAGAGAAGGCTGCAGCTCTTCAAGGACTACTTCCTTGAGGAGAGGAA GAAGCTATCAAGCACCAAACCGGCAGATAACGCAGAGCTCAAGTGTGCAATTGATCACATCCTTGATGCTGAGAAGAAGGGAGAGATCAATGAGGACAATGTGCTTTACATCGTTGAGAACATTAATGTAGCAG CGATTGAGACGACATTGTGGTCAATTGAGTGGGCCATTGCAGAACTTGTGAACCATCCAGAGATCCAACAGAAGCTCTGCAAGGAGCTTGACACCGTGCTTGGTCCTGGTGTCCAGGTTACCGAGCCCGACACCCACAAGCTCCCCTACCTTCAAGCTGTCATCAAGGAGACACTCCGCCTTCGCATGGCGATCCCCCTACTGGTCCCCCACATGAATCTCCATGATGCCAAGCTTGGTGGCTATGATATCCCTGCTGAGAGCAAGATCCTTGTGAACGCCTGGTTGCTTGCAAACAACCCTGACCACTGGAAGAAACCTGAGGAGTTCCGGCCTGAGAGATTCTTGCAGGAGGAGGCCAAGGTGGAGGCCAATGGCAATGACTTCCGCTACTTGCCATTTGGGGTTGGCCGAAGGAGCTGCCCAGGAATTATCCTCGCATTGCCGATTCTGGGGATCACCATTGGCCGCTTGGTCCAGAACTTCGAGCTGTTGCCACCTCCAGGA